Proteins from one Penaeus vannamei isolate JL-2024 chromosome 8, ASM4276789v1, whole genome shotgun sequence genomic window:
- the LOC113823345 gene encoding uncharacterized protein, producing the protein MVEQSHRTLKAALMARCTRSDLKAQLPWVLLGIRTSPKEGIQVSPAEMMFGEALTVPGEFFPSLDAPTESEHLTKLRHAVEKYRPCTQMHSSPPQYLPKLIHSCKYVFVRNDAHGSPLTRPYHGPYAVLERNPKAYRLSIGGKSDWVSIDRLKPAYLEEMEPTPTTPLADNPAHTVPPSNAPAHVSHPEDKPFQISSRSGRLIRQPNRLDL; encoded by the coding sequence ATGGTGGAGCAGTCCCATCGTACTCTGAAAGCAGCGTTAATGGCGCGCTGCACTAGATCAGACTTGAAAGCTCAACTTCCCTGGGTTCTTCTCGGGATCCGAACATCCCCAAAAGAGGGTATACAAGTTTCCCCTGCTGAGATGATGTTTGGGGAAGCCCTCACTGTTCCAGGGGAGTTCTTCCCAAGTTTAGATGCCCCTACAGAGTCTGAGCACCTCACCAAACTACGCCATGCTGTTGAGAAGTACCGACCATGCACTCAGATGCACTCATCTCCTCCACAATACCTTCCCAAGCTGATCCACAGCtgcaaatatgtatttgtaaGAAATGACGCTCACGGGTCACCCCTCACCCGCCCGTACCACGGACCATATGCTGTCTTGGAGCGTAACCCCAAGGCATACCGTCTCAGCATTGGTGGGAAGAGCGACTGGGTATCCATTGACCGCTTAAAGCCTGCATACCTGGAAGAAATGGAACCTACACCAACCACGCCTCTGGCCGATAACCCAGCTCACACTGTACCTCCTTCAAATGCACCTGCCCATGTCTCACATCCTGAAGATAAACCCTTTCAAATCTCCTCGCGTTCTGGTCGACTAATTCGTCAACCCAACCGACTCGACCTCTAA
- the LOC113823352 gene encoding ribonuclease H2 subunit B isoform X4 codes for MVIIARDSLFSSADIQVIKLKHPRTLNSAMFIYDKKGKQLFELVAFDEEYRSWLIGETVQSDGKLYITTPVDVSYLILPYLMQSTKNVPLDHLLEDDQFPAIVHVSSLAAGKDFSHIADRKGSPNLGVWKYNQESTLSWLEGRVRKLSALLQEKKVPTSNAQSFTYVRAMNLEQTQGE; via the exons ATGGTGATCATAGCAAGAG attcTCTTTTCTCATCGGCAGATATTCAAGTCATCAAATTAAAGCATCCTAGAACTCTTAATTCAGCTATgtttatttatgataaaaaaggaaagcaatTGTTCGAATTAGTGGCATTTGATGAAGAGTATAG GTCCTGGCTTATTGGTGAGACAGTCCAATCCGATGGGAAATTATACATTACTACACCAGTTGACGTCTCATATCTCATCCTGCCATATTTAATGCAG TCTACCAAAAATGTTCCCCTTGATCACCTACTGGAAGACGACCAGTTTCCAGCCATAGTACATGTATCTAGTCTTGCTGCTGGTAAAGACTTTTCACATATTGCTGACAGGAAAG gaAGTCCAAATCTGGGTGTGTGGAAGTATAATCAAGAGTCAACCTTGTCTTGGTTGGAAGGTCGGGTAAGGAAGCTTTCTGCTCTCTTGCAGGAAAAGAAAGTCCCTACTTCTAATGCCCAAAGTTTTACCTATGTCCGTGCAATGAACCTGGAACAAACACAGGGTGAGTAG
- the LOC113823352 gene encoding ribonuclease H2 subunit B isoform X1, with product MVIIARGRSCEALGGLPVPPNTEGRLVTSWAPRVVCLSACLPMRRGSVRFIRSRQRRTAPRHTTPSYSRPRPSTASTSANLLNSLFSSADIQVIKLKHPRTLNSAMFIYDKKGKQLFELVAFDEEYRSWLIGETVQSDGKLYITTPVDVSYLILPYLMQSTKNVPLDHLLEDDQFPAIVHVSSLAAGKDFSHIADRKGSPNLGVWKYNQESTLSWLEGRVRKLSALLQEKKVPTSNAQSFTYVRAMNLEQTQGE from the exons ATGGTGATCATAGCAAGAG GTAGATCATGCGAGGCCCTAGGAGGCCTCCCTGTCCCCCCGAATACCGAGGGCAGACTGGTGACGAGCTGGGCCCCGcgtgtcgtctgtctgtctgcgtgtcttcCTATGCGGCGCGGGAGTGTCAGATTCATCCGGTCGCGGCAGAGGCG AACTGCCCCACGCCACACCACCCCATCGTAttctcgccctcgtccttctactgcctctacctcggcaaaccttttga attcTCTTTTCTCATCGGCAGATATTCAAGTCATCAAATTAAAGCATCCTAGAACTCTTAATTCAGCTATgtttatttatgataaaaaaggaaagcaatTGTTCGAATTAGTGGCATTTGATGAAGAGTATAG GTCCTGGCTTATTGGTGAGACAGTCCAATCCGATGGGAAATTATACATTACTACACCAGTTGACGTCTCATATCTCATCCTGCCATATTTAATGCAG TCTACCAAAAATGTTCCCCTTGATCACCTACTGGAAGACGACCAGTTTCCAGCCATAGTACATGTATCTAGTCTTGCTGCTGGTAAAGACTTTTCACATATTGCTGACAGGAAAG gaAGTCCAAATCTGGGTGTGTGGAAGTATAATCAAGAGTCAACCTTGTCTTGGTTGGAAGGTCGGGTAAGGAAGCTTTCTGCTCTCTTGCAGGAAAAGAAAGTCCCTACTTCTAATGCCCAAAGTTTTACCTATGTCCGTGCAATGAACCTGGAACAAACACAGGGTGAGTAG
- the LOC113823352 gene encoding ribonuclease H2 subunit B isoform X2, with protein sequence MRRGSVRFIRSRQRRTAPRHTTPSYSRPRPSTASTSANLLNSLFSSADIQVIKLKHPRTLNSAMFIYDKKGKQLFELVAFDEEYRSWLIGETVQSDGKLYITTPVDVSYLILPYLMQSTKNVPLDHLLEDDQFPAIVHVSSLAAGKDFSHIADRKGSPNLGVWKYNQESTLSWLEGRVRKLSALLQEKKVPTSNAQSFTYVRAMNLEQTQGE encoded by the exons ATGCGGCGCGGGAGTGTCAGATTCATCCGGTCGCGGCAGAGGCG AACTGCCCCACGCCACACCACCCCATCGTAttctcgccctcgtccttctactgcctctacctcggcaaaccttttga attcTCTTTTCTCATCGGCAGATATTCAAGTCATCAAATTAAAGCATCCTAGAACTCTTAATTCAGCTATgtttatttatgataaaaaaggaaagcaatTGTTCGAATTAGTGGCATTTGATGAAGAGTATAG GTCCTGGCTTATTGGTGAGACAGTCCAATCCGATGGGAAATTATACATTACTACACCAGTTGACGTCTCATATCTCATCCTGCCATATTTAATGCAG TCTACCAAAAATGTTCCCCTTGATCACCTACTGGAAGACGACCAGTTTCCAGCCATAGTACATGTATCTAGTCTTGCTGCTGGTAAAGACTTTTCACATATTGCTGACAGGAAAG gaAGTCCAAATCTGGGTGTGTGGAAGTATAATCAAGAGTCAACCTTGTCTTGGTTGGAAGGTCGGGTAAGGAAGCTTTCTGCTCTCTTGCAGGAAAAGAAAGTCCCTACTTCTAATGCCCAAAGTTTTACCTATGTCCGTGCAATGAACCTGGAACAAACACAGGGTGAGTAG
- the LOC113823352 gene encoding ribonuclease H2 subunit B isoform X3 produces MPRSPSKRIQSIKKEPADSPEQTEPKCRQSVMFMKDSLFSSADIQVIKLKHPRTLNSAMFIYDKKGKQLFELVAFDEEYRSWLIGETVQSDGKLYITTPVDVSYLILPYLMQSTKNVPLDHLLEDDQFPAIVHVSSLAAGKDFSHIADRKGSPNLGVWKYNQESTLSWLEGRVRKLSALLQEKKVPTSNAQSFTYVRAMNLEQTQGE; encoded by the exons ATGCCCAGAAGTCCATCGAAAAGAATCCAGTCCATTAAGAAGGAGCCAGCTGATTCGCCGGAACAGACTGAACCGAAATGTCGACAGAGTGTAATGTTTATGAAGG attcTCTTTTCTCATCGGCAGATATTCAAGTCATCAAATTAAAGCATCCTAGAACTCTTAATTCAGCTATgtttatttatgataaaaaaggaaagcaatTGTTCGAATTAGTGGCATTTGATGAAGAGTATAG GTCCTGGCTTATTGGTGAGACAGTCCAATCCGATGGGAAATTATACATTACTACACCAGTTGACGTCTCATATCTCATCCTGCCATATTTAATGCAG TCTACCAAAAATGTTCCCCTTGATCACCTACTGGAAGACGACCAGTTTCCAGCCATAGTACATGTATCTAGTCTTGCTGCTGGTAAAGACTTTTCACATATTGCTGACAGGAAAG gaAGTCCAAATCTGGGTGTGTGGAAGTATAATCAAGAGTCAACCTTGTCTTGGTTGGAAGGTCGGGTAAGGAAGCTTTCTGCTCTCTTGCAGGAAAAGAAAGTCCCTACTTCTAATGCCCAAAGTTTTACCTATGTCCGTGCAATGAACCTGGAACAAACACAGGGTGAGTAG